The window CTACCGAGGACGCTTGGGCGAATCGGCCCAAGTCATCCGTGAATTCTTGGATTTTGATGGCGAGTTCGACCGGATGGCAGAACGCTGCGGCACGTACGCGTTTTTGCGAACAACCGAGAATCAATCCGACAGCGATCATCAAGCCCGCAAGTCGCGATTTCAAAACTTGGCCGTGAAAGCGTCGCAGGCCAGCAGCTTTGTTCGTCCCGAATTGCTGAGCATCGAGCCGGAAAAAATGGAATCGTTTTTGAACGATCCGGTTCTGGAACCTTACAAGTTGTTGCTCGAGCGAATCGTTCGCTATCGTCCACACACGTTGACCGATCGCGAAGAACGTTTGCTGGCGATGCAAGGCGAGATGGCGGGCGCGGCAGGCAACGCCTTTCGACAGCTCAACGACGCGGACCTTCGTTTTGGTGAGCTTGAAAACGAAGACGGACAACGGATGGAGTTGTCGCACGCAACGTTCATTCAGTTCCTGCACAGCACCGATCGCGACGTTCGCAAGAAGGCGTTCGATCAGTACTACCAAGTCTTCTCGGAACACGAGAACACGCTGGCGGCGACCTTGGCCGGCAGCGTCCACCGAGACGTGTACTACGCTCGTGCCCGCAACTACGAGAGCAGCCTGGAAGCGTCGCTGTTCCCCGACAACATGCCCGTGTCGGTCTATGACAATTTGATCCAAGCGGTGCGAGATTCATTGCCAGCGGTTCACGAATACTTGGACGTGCGTCGTCGCAAGATGAACTTGCCCGACATGCATCATTACGACACTTACGTGCCGATCCTGTCAGGAATCAAAAAGCATCACACGTGGGACCAAGCGGTCAACGTCGTGCTGGAATCGTTGCAACCGCTCGGCGACGAATATGTGTCGACGCTGGAAGAGGGACTGCGTGGCCGTTGGGCTGATCGCTATCCCAACCGGGGCAAACAAAGCGGCGCTTTCAGTTGCGGGTCGTTCGATGGCGACCCGTTCATCTTGATGAACTTCAAAGAAGAAGTGCTCAACGATGTGTTCACGCTGACGCACGAAGCCGGTCACTCGATGCACAGTTGGTATTCGTCGAAGAACCAACCTTATCAGTACTACGATTACACGATCTTTGTGGCGGAAGTTGCCAGCACCTTCAATGAACAATTGCTGACACATCATTTGCTTGAGAACGCTCAAGACGATGCCGAGCGAGCCTATTTGATCAACAACGAACTCGACAGCATCCGCGCCACCGTGGTCCGGCAAACGATGTTCGCGGAGTTCGAAAAGAAGACTCACGAGATGGCGGAAGCCGGTGAACCGCTGACCGTTGCATCGTTCCGTGCCGCGTATCGCGAGTTGTTGGATGCTTACTTCGGTCCCGATTTCATTGTCGATGACGCGTTGGAACTGGAATGTTTCCGTATCCCTCACTTCTACCGTGCGTTCTACGTTTACAAGTACGCCACCGGACTCAGTGCCGCCGTGGCGCTCAGTCGTCGCGTGCTCGGTGGTGGCGAATCGGAACTGAATGATTATCTGAATTTCTTGCGTGGTGGTTGCAGCCAAGACCCATTGGATCTGCTTCGCGGAGCCGGCGTCGACATGACCCAGCCCGAAGCGGTGAAGACGACTTTGGATCACTTCGCCAGTCTCTCCAAGCAACTCGACGAACTGCTGTGACCGACGCCACCCATCGTCTGGAACTGACCGGAATTCGCAAACACTTTGGATCGACCAAGGCGCTCGACGGCGTCGATTTGGTCGTCGGTCCTGGCGAAGTGCATGCGATCATCGGCGAAAACGGGGCTGGCAAGAGCACCTTGATGAAGGTCTTGTCCGGTGCTCATCGCCCAGACGCCGGTCGAATCCAAATCGATGGGGAAGAGGTTGATCTGAGCAACCCGCGAGCCTCCCAGGCCGCGGGTATCGCGATGATTTATCAGGAGCTGAACCTGGCTCCTGATTTGTCGGTCGCGGACAACATCACCTTGGGCGACGAACCGTCTCGATGGGGCGGACGCGGAGGTGGTTGGCTGGATCGTGGTCGGCAACATGCGATCGCCAAGGAAGCTTTGAAGCGGTTGCACTGCGAAGACATTGATCCGGCGCAACCCGTTCGCAAATTGTCGATCGCTCAGCAGCAAATGGTCGAGATCGCTCGCGCGGTTGTGGCCGATCGCAAGCTGAAACTGTTGATCTTGGACGAACCTACCAGCAGCCTGACCCAGGTCGACACCGAGAACCTGTTCGCGGTGATCGAGCGACTGAAATCCGAAGGCGTCAGCGTGCTGTACATCAGCCACTTTCTGGAAGAGTGTCAGTCGGTCGGTGATCGCTTCACCGTCCTTCGAGATGGCGTGACAGCAGGCTCAGGCAGCTTGACTGAAAACGACCCGGATTGGATGCCGATGGATTCCATCGTGCAGATGATGGTTGGTCGTGAGATCTCGCAACTCTATCCCGACCTCGACCATGTTCGTGGCGAACCCGTGTTGCAACTCGAAGATGTTCGCGGGTCACGTTTGCCTACCGATGTTTCATTGACGCTGCACCGAGGCGAGATCTTGGGGCTCGCCGGATTGATCGGCGCGGGACGGACGGAAACGATTCGAGCCCTGTTTGGGCTGGATCGATTGGCGTCTGGCAAAGTCGTCGTGATGGGTCGCGAAGATGCGCGGCGGGATCCGCAGAAGAGTTGGATTCGAGACGCGATGGGTTTGGTGTCCGAGGATCGCAAGAACGAAGGTTTGTTCTTGGAACGCAGTCTGACCGAGAACCTGACGCTGACTCGAACCGAGCCCTACCGACGAGGCCCGTTCCTTCGTCGATCGGAAATGAAGAAGGCGACCGAGCATTGGATGAAAGAATTGGCGGTTCGGGCGAGCGACCCGGACCAGGCGATCGGTGAGCTATCCGGTGGTAATCAACAGAAGATCGCATTGGCTCGTTTGCTGCATCATGATTGCGAGATCTTGTTGCTTGATGAGCCCACTCGCGGCATCGACATCGGCAGCAAACGCACGATCTATCAAACGATTGGTGAGCTGGCGGCGGAGGGCAAAGCGATCTTGTTGATCAGCAGTTACTTGCCCGAGTTGCTCGGCGTCTGCGATTCAATTGGCGTGATTCACCAAGGCCGCTTGACCAGCATCCGTCCCGCCAGCGAATGGACCGAACACAGTCTGCTGACCGAAGCGCTGGGCGCCGCGGCAACATCCGAGTGAGTCATGATTTTTTCGGCCTGAACCCGTCGGTGAACATGCTGATCCAATCTCGAGATCCGTGTATCACAGCGGCGACTTCGATGCCTCCGGATATTGGATAGAAGAAAATCACGTAGTTGTTCGCGGGACGAGGAGGCGAGAACACACGGATACCGGGCAACAGGTCTTCTCGAAGAGTTCCGACACCAGGATGGTTGGCCAGTACCTGAAACGTATTGTGCAACGCTTCTAAAATCGCAACTGCGTTGCTCGCATCGCCCGCGATTTCATCGAGATTCGCATTCGCTGAGTGCGAAAGTAGATAGCGACTCACATTTGCGACCGAGAGGCTGCTTTCGCTTTCAGCTCATCAAATCGTGCGGCCAGCGTTTGGTCGTCGTATTCAACCAACTCGCCTTCGTCGAGCTGGCGACGGCTCTCTTTCAATTGGACCACCAATTCGTTGCGTTTACGAAGCAACGCAATACCCGCATCAATCGCCTCTTCACGTGAGGTGTAGACACCGCCTGCGACTTGATCGTCGATGTAGGCTTGGTTCTCAGGGGAAAGATGTTGGCTCATTTTGGGGTGCTCCGAGTTAGACGTGAACAATCGCCATTCTACCCAGTTGTCATTGATCAGTCGAAAAATGAGGTTTGATGATCGTTCGCGTGAACTTTAGCGTCGCGTTTCACCGGGTGAGCCATAGCGATTTCGGTGTGAGGTTCTTGCCGGGACCGGTCGCTCAGATGCGGATGTTCAAACGATTCACTTTAGAAGATCAGGCTGCATCTGAGATTGTCAGTCGTTTTGCGGTGTGTCGAAGATGCGGTCGCCGGCGTCGCCGAGGCCGGGGACGATGAAGGCTTGTTCGTTCAAGCTGGGGTCAACCGCGGCGACGAACAATTTGATGTGGGGGAAATCTTTGGCGACGCGGTCGAGTCCGGCTTGGGATGCGATGATGCTGAGCACACGGATGTCTTCGACTCCCCACCGCATCAAACGACGAACGACCATGTCGATCGATCCGCCGGTGGCCAACATTGGATCGAGAATCAAAGCGACGTTGGGAGCGCCCTTCTTGGGCAGTTTGTCATAGTAGCCGACCGGTTCGGCAGTTTGCTCGTTGCGATACAGACCGAGGTGCCACACGGAGGCGTCAGGGATCAGGTCCAACAACGGATCAACCATCCCCAGTCCGGCTCGAAGCACGGGAACGATCCCGATATCCGTTGCCAATTCATGACACGGCGCGTCCGCAACCGGCGTGGGAATGGTGATGGGTTGTGTCGGCAAGTCATCGGTCGCACGAACACCAATCAACATCGCCAGCCGCGAAACGGCGGATCGAAACTCAGACGGTCGCGTTCGCTTGTCTCGCAATTGACAAAGATGATGCGAAACCAAAGGGTGCTGCAAAACGTGAACGTGCGACATGACTTGAGTGGCTAGGGGCGAATGAATGAGAGGTGTGCAAAAGCGTGATCGAAGTCCGCCGATGATCGATCAAGTCTGTGAAGCTGAATGAGCAACGGAAAGCCTGTGTGGTTGTGCAACCTATCAGGCGTTTGTTGGGCCGATGCCGTCAGCCGTGTTCCAGAAGCCGCCGCGGGCGTGATCGAAGATGGGTTTTTGGCCGCGAATCTTTTCGCGAAAACCGCCGTCGATGGACCACACGATGGAACCGTTCACGATCGTCGTGACGGGCCATCCGCGAAGGGTTTCGCCGTTCCAGGGGCTCCAGCGGTTCTTCGTGTGTTGGTCTTCATCGCGAATCGTGCGTTCGGAATTCATGCGGACCAAGACTAGGTCAGCGTCGTAGCCGTTGGCGATGCGGCCCTTGCCCGTGATGCCCCAAACCCGCGCGGGGGCATCGCTCATCCAGTGCGCGATCTGTGGCAAAGTGACTTTGCCGGCGTTGCATTGATTGAGCATCAACGCGAGCGAGTTCTCAACCGCTGGCAAACCCGATGGCGACTGCGGGTAGGGTTGGGCTTTTTCTTCCAACGTGTGAGGTGCGTGGTCGGTCGCGATGACTTGGATGACATCGTCCTGCAGAGCCTGCCAAAGCTTGGCGTTGTCCTCCGCGGTTTTGATCGAAGGGTTCATTTGGATCAGTGAACCCAGCCGGTCGTAATCATCGACGTTGAAGAACAAGTGATGCGGGCAGACCTCCGCGGTCAGGTATGGCGATGGATCGACGAGCGACACAAGTTCCGCGCCGGTGGACACGTGCAAGACATGAAAACGATGTTGGTGCCGACGGGCCAACTCGGTTGCTCGTGCGGTCGAGATCACCGCGGCGGCTTCATCACGTATACGAGAGTGATCGTGAATGTCGGTGGTGCCGGCCAGTCGTTCTGCATTGGCTCGCACGGTGGTTTCGTCTTCGCAGTGGGCGCAGATCGGCAGAGTCGTCTCAGCGAAGATGCGTTCCAAGGCGGCTTGTTCATCGACCAACAGGTTGCCGGTGCTGCTGCCGATGAAGATCTTGATGCCGGGAACGTTTTGAGCGGCATTCAGCTCGGCCACGTTGTCCGGTGTCGCGCCGATGTAGAAGCCATAGTTGACCAATGACTTTTCGGCGGCGAGGGCTTCTTTAGCTTGGACACCTTCGATGGTGATCGCAGGCGGTTTGGTGTTGGGCATTTCCAAGAACGTGGTCACACCACCGGCGGCACAAGCGTGGGACGCCGTCGCCAAATCTTCTTTGTGAGTCAGACCAGGTTCGCGAAAGTGGACTTGGTCATCGATCACGCCGGGCAGCAGAAACAGATCGTCGGCTTCGATCAAATGATCGCACGAGGCGGTGGATGAGGCGTCCGCGTCGAGAATCTTCCCGTCTTCGATCAGCACGTGACGAAGATCGACGGTGCCGGAAGAACTGTGGATGCCATCGCCAGGCAAAACCGCCTGCGCGTTTCGGATCAGAGTGCGTGCCATCAATGAGCTCAAGCTGAAAAGACCAACCAAACGGAGTGTCGAGTTCGGTCGATCAGTTTAGCACTGATGCGTTGGCTCATCGTGACCCACTGAACAATGAGCCCAAACGAATCCCAGAGAGCCCAAACGGGACCCAAAAACTAGCTTGGACGCCGGTTGGTCGTTCATTGAGGGGCGATCGGTTGTTTCCCTGAACAAATCAACAGCCTGATTTCGCTTCGGGTCATCCACGCTCGGCCAATCGTCGCCGCGGTCGAGAACCTACTCGACGCGACCGGCGGCCCACAGCATTCCACGAACCAGATTGGCGAGGAACACATCGTCTTGGAACGTCTCGTTGGAGTGACCATAGGTCGTTCCGTAAACGCGAGCATCACCGTATTGGTTGGTCCAAATGACGGGATGCGATTTGCCATCACGTTCGCTTTTGGAAGTCGCCAAAACGGTTGTGTTGGGCCAAACTTTTTCGATGATGTACAGCTCGTCCATCGCGGACACGTGGGCGGCGGGATACTCACGCATCACCGGATGGTCTTCCGCGACCACTTTGATTGGGTAATGGCTTTGGTGATCATGGCGACGGCTGGTGACACCTAAAAACTCTCGCCAATCATCGATTTCCGCGTCACGGTAGGTGTGCATGGCACAGTGAATGACCACGGCGGGAACACCAGCGTGGTGGGCTTTCGTGATCTGACGGATGTAATCGGGGTTGGTCGTGGCGGCGAAGCATTCGTTGTGAATGACGACGTCGAACGGTTTGGCCCAATCTTCATCGCCGTAGAAGTCGATTTCGGCTTGGGTGCCTTTGCCACCATCGTTGACGACGGTCCATTTGGCTTCGACACCGGCTTTAGTGGCCGCCATCTGGATGGCTTTGGCTTGGAAGTCGTAATCGTGGCAGCATCCACTGGTGATGATGAGGACACTTAGCGAATCGTCGTCTGATTCGGCTTTGGATGGTTCGTCCGCTGAGGCGAGTCCTGAGAGAAGGACTGCGGATGCCAACAAAAAAGTCGCGGCGAAACGCCGCGACAGGGTGGTGAGAGACGTCATGCTCAGTTGTTCTCTTGAAGTTCGACGGTGTCCATGACTTTTGTGTTTCGCTCGATCGCGATCACGGTGGTGCGTTGGCGAAGACCATCGCGTGTTTCGGCCGTCACGGGAAGTACCTGACGTTTGTCGGGGAACTCCATGCGAACCGTGAACGCACCATCGTTTTGCAGTTTGACGGGATGCCCGCCCACCATCACCGAGGCCGTTGGGTCAGCTTTTCCGAACACGATCAGTTCGGCTTCGACATCCAAACGCAGTTTGGTTTGACGCAGCAGCGAGGGGTCGCCGGTGGTCGAACCTGAATCGTTTCGATGAGGCATTTTGCGTTGAAGACGCTCTTCAAAGACTTCTCGCAGGTCGTTGCTGCGGGATTCGTATCCGCCGCTGAGAGCGTAGATTCGCTCGTAATCTTCAGCGATGTCCTGCCAGTGTTCATCAAGACGTTGGCAATCACCGGGCACGGGTGTTTCGACCACGTTGCTGCGGCAAAGACAGTGAAATTCTCCGTCGCTGGCCAGATACCCGATTGCAACGCGGTAGCGCGACGGTGGGTTTTGGACGTCGACGTACCAATTACTGACTCCGCCGTGAACGGTGATATCGCGAGCAACCGTTTCGGCACTGTTGCTGGTCACGTCGCCAACGGCCAACAAACGCAAGGTTGGGACCGCGGTGTGCCACTTTTCAGCCATTGCCGACTGAGCACGTTGGACGCTGGTTTGGGTGATTTCCCAGCTAGCCTGCAACCAATAGGCGTCGCGAACGACCAGGACGATGCGGTCTTTGTGAGGAGAATCGGCTCGGTGACGCTGGGCACCGTCGGTGACGGCGGATCCGGCAACCAGCGTGCCGGTGGAGAGGTCCTTGTGCTTTTGAACCAGTTCGCGGCGGCGACGCATTTCAGCCCGGATACGTTCGGTTTTTGCGGAAACTTTAGGTTCCGTCAGGTCCGTCATGGGTGCGTCGGGGCGAGTTCGCACGGTCGTCTTTGGTTTGGTGGTGGCAGATTTGCGAGCTGGAGACTTGGTGGGAGTTTTGCTGCTCGTGGCGGAGCGAGGTTTCTTTGCGGTGGCGGCGGCTCGCGGCTCGCTGGGTTTCGAGGTGCTTTTCGCTTTGGCGGACCCTGCACCAGCCCCCGCACGGCTTTTCTTTGCGTCACTGGCGGCTTTTCGGCGCAGCCGTTGCTGAGCCTTCTTGATCTCACTGATCAAGTCGTCTTTCCGCATCGAGTGCCAACCTGTGATTCCGTAGTTCTTGGCGATTTCAGCCAATTCGCGACGGGTTTGCGACGGTAGATCAACAGTACTAATCAAGGTGGGCTCCTCGAGATGAACGCCTCACTGAACACCCCAAAGTTGGGGGGCGGAAAGGCGTGAATGGTTGATTTGAGGCAACAGATTGATGCCAATGTTCACCCAGCCATAACGCCGGGGAAGGAGGCATAATCGGTTAGTGATCGCACCTTAACGGGGGAATCTGCTGCCCAACTATTATGGCAAGGGGATGCTCAATGTTCCAGTGTCCGATTGGCGAAAAGCCGGATTGAGAAGCGAAAAGACGGACCCTCGGATGACAAAAACCCTCTGATCGTCCAATCTTTGCACGGTTCGAGCGAACGAATCTGCGAAGGGTTGGGTGAGATCATGTTCGCGACACTATAACTTGCTCGCTGAGAAAATCGAGCAAACAGCTTAGGAGAGGGGGTTGGCATGAGTGATCCAGGGCAACGGAACGACGAAGGCAACAACACGCAGCCGATGCTTCGATTGGCCTCCGCGGGGTTCGAACTGGCATCTTTTCCCCTTCTGCTGGGCGCGATGGGGTACTACTGGCTGGATCCCTGGATGGGGAACGAGACCCCATATATCGCGATCGCCGGAGTTTTGGTCGGATTCTGTTTGGGGTTCTACCGGCTCATCCTGATGGTGAATCAGCTTCCATCGTGAAATCAGCCTCCGGAACGTGTTTGACACGCCCAATTCTTCGTGGGCGGGCTGTTGATTGACGAGCCGTACCGCGTTCGCGGCGGCTGATCAGACGCCAACCGGGGCGAATACCCAGCGCTAATTCGGCTAATTGTTGTCATTCGGTACACGACTAAATCAGCAGCCCGTAGGCGGTGACATTTGACGCAAGCGAGTTCGAGCAGAATTGTATTGATCACGGTTGCGACGATCACCGTGGTTTGGCTGGTTTTGTGTCTGCTGGTGATGGCGGGGAGTTTTCTTCAGAGCCTGATTTCGCCAAATTCGACCTGGGGCATTGTGTCGCTGGTCAGTCCCTTTTTAGTGTGGCGAAAGTTGGCGATCGCGAGTTGGGTGATCGCTTTGGCCTCGGTCTTTCCGCGATTGATGTCGGTCCAAATCAGCACAGACCGGTGGCTGGCTACGCAAGGCTTTCTGGCTGGGATGCTGATTCGGATCAGCGGGACCGTTGCGTT of the Rhodopirellula baltica SH 1 genome contains:
- the pepF gene encoding oligoendopeptidase F, whose translation is MNAPAATKLLTRDEVAASDCWDLSSLYESQEGWQADFDTLTSKIDTFETYRGRLGESAQVIREFLDFDGEFDRMAERCGTYAFLRTTENQSDSDHQARKSRFQNLAVKASQASSFVRPELLSIEPEKMESFLNDPVLEPYKLLLERIVRYRPHTLTDREERLLAMQGEMAGAAGNAFRQLNDADLRFGELENEDGQRMELSHATFIQFLHSTDRDVRKKAFDQYYQVFSEHENTLAATLAGSVHRDVYYARARNYESSLEASLFPDNMPVSVYDNLIQAVRDSLPAVHEYLDVRRRKMNLPDMHHYDTYVPILSGIKKHHTWDQAVNVVLESLQPLGDEYVSTLEEGLRGRWADRYPNRGKQSGAFSCGSFDGDPFILMNFKEEVLNDVFTLTHEAGHSMHSWYSSKNQPYQYYDYTIFVAEVASTFNEQLLTHHLLENAQDDAERAYLINNELDSIRATVVRQTMFAEFEKKTHEMAEAGEPLTVASFRAAYRELLDAYFGPDFIVDDALELECFRIPHFYRAFYVYKYATGLSAAVALSRRVLGGGESELNDYLNFLRGGCSQDPLDLLRGAGVDMTQPEAVKTTLDHFASLSKQLDELL
- a CDS encoding sugar ABC transporter ATP-binding protein, with the translated sequence MTDATHRLELTGIRKHFGSTKALDGVDLVVGPGEVHAIIGENGAGKSTLMKVLSGAHRPDAGRIQIDGEEVDLSNPRASQAAGIAMIYQELNLAPDLSVADNITLGDEPSRWGGRGGGWLDRGRQHAIAKEALKRLHCEDIDPAQPVRKLSIAQQQMVEIARAVVADRKLKLLILDEPTSSLTQVDTENLFAVIERLKSEGVSVLYISHFLEECQSVGDRFTVLRDGVTAGSGSLTENDPDWMPMDSIVQMMVGREISQLYPDLDHVRGEPVLQLEDVRGSRLPTDVSLTLHRGEILGLAGLIGAGRTETIRALFGLDRLASGKVVVMGREDARRDPQKSWIRDAMGLVSEDRKNEGLFLERSLTENLTLTRTEPYRRGPFLRRSEMKKATEHWMKELAVRASDPDQAIGELSGGNQQKIALARLLHHDCEILLLDEPTRGIDIGSKRTIYQTIGELAAEGKAILLISSYLPELLGVCDSIGVIHQGRLTSIRPASEWTEHSLLTEALGAAATSE
- a CDS encoding type II toxin-antitoxin system RelE/ParE family toxin; translation: MSRYLLSHSANANLDEIAGDASNAVAILEALHNTFQVLANHPGVGTLREDLLPGIRVFSPPRPANNYVIFFYPISGGIEVAAVIHGSRDWISMFTDGFRPKKS
- a CDS encoding ribbon-helix-helix domain-containing protein codes for the protein MSQHLSPENQAYIDDQVAGGVYTSREEAIDAGIALLRKRNELVVQLKESRRQLDEGELVEYDDQTLAARFDELKAKAASRSQM
- the upp gene encoding uracil phosphoribosyltransferase gives rise to the protein MSHVHVLQHPLVSHHLCQLRDKRTRPSEFRSAVSRLAMLIGVRATDDLPTQPITIPTPVADAPCHELATDIGIVPVLRAGLGMVDPLLDLIPDASVWHLGLYRNEQTAEPVGYYDKLPKKGAPNVALILDPMLATGGSIDMVVRRLMRWGVEDIRVLSIIASQAGLDRVAKDFPHIKLFVAAVDPSLNEQAFIVPGLGDAGDRIFDTPQND
- a CDS encoding dihydroorotase, which translates into the protein MARTLIRNAQAVLPGDGIHSSSGTVDLRHVLIEDGKILDADASSTASCDHLIEADDLFLLPGVIDDQVHFREPGLTHKEDLATASHACAAGGVTTFLEMPNTKPPAITIEGVQAKEALAAEKSLVNYGFYIGATPDNVAELNAAQNVPGIKIFIGSSTGNLLVDEQAALERIFAETTLPICAHCEDETTVRANAERLAGTTDIHDHSRIRDEAAAVISTARATELARRHQHRFHVLHVSTGAELVSLVDPSPYLTAEVCPHHLFFNVDDYDRLGSLIQMNPSIKTAEDNAKLWQALQDDVIQVIATDHAPHTLEEKAQPYPQSPSGLPAVENSLALMLNQCNAGKVTLPQIAHWMSDAPARVWGITGKGRIANGYDADLVLVRMNSERTIRDEDQHTKNRWSPWNGETLRGWPVTTIVNGSIVWSIDGGFREKIRGQKPIFDHARGGFWNTADGIGPTNA
- a CDS encoding ThuA domain-containing protein; amino-acid sequence: MTSLTTLSRRFAATFLLASAVLLSGLASADEPSKAESDDDSLSVLIITSGCCHDYDFQAKAIQMAATKAGVEAKWTVVNDGGKGTQAEIDFYGDEDWAKPFDVVIHNECFAATTNPDYIRQITKAHHAGVPAVVIHCAMHTYRDAEIDDWREFLGVTSRRHDHQSHYPIKVVAEDHPVMREYPAAHVSAMDELYIIEKVWPNTTVLATSKSERDGKSHPVIWTNQYGDARVYGTTYGHSNETFQDDVFLANLVRGMLWAAGRVE
- a CDS encoding DUF4912 domain-containing protein; translation: MISTVDLPSQTRRELAEIAKNYGITGWHSMRKDDLISEIKKAQQRLRRKAASDAKKSRAGAGAGSAKAKSTSKPSEPRAAATAKKPRSATSSKTPTKSPARKSATTKPKTTVRTRPDAPMTDLTEPKVSAKTERIRAEMRRRRELVQKHKDLSTGTLVAGSAVTDGAQRHRADSPHKDRIVLVVRDAYWLQASWEITQTSVQRAQSAMAEKWHTAVPTLRLLAVGDVTSNSAETVARDITVHGGVSNWYVDVQNPPSRYRVAIGYLASDGEFHCLCRSNVVETPVPGDCQRLDEHWQDIAEDYERIYALSGGYESRSNDLREVFEERLQRKMPHRNDSGSTTGDPSLLRQTKLRLDVEAELIVFGKADPTASVMVGGHPVKLQNDGAFTVRMEFPDKRQVLPVTAETRDGLRQRTTVIAIERNTKVMDTVELQENN
- a CDS encoding AtpZ/AtpI family protein: MSDPGQRNDEGNNTQPMLRLASAGFELASFPLLLGAMGYYWLDPWMGNETPYIAIAGVLVGFCLGFYRLILMVNQLPS